The Polyodon spathula isolate WHYD16114869_AA chromosome 3, ASM1765450v1, whole genome shotgun sequence genome has a segment encoding these proteins:
- the LOC121309573 gene encoding TLR4 interactor with leucine rich repeats-like: MKLQACGQSGVYSSPSSALQNLFARTDATASTLNAYYAQTEGCGQCPKLPSRIPKKSSSTASESESIHRLTPRVKDKQKSAEQQNIQADQGGPGEADKGTAEKTKRKKEAVNHRARHPTTTGSAPVKDAAAAGIPERARSVGNPGDKNLTIKTIEGGPMISFAQPTSHPVQAKAEKFNLLQRDNRRLPVVTDPCEFNRHFILNVTAEKVESTTATIRWKVLDHQGPKHSQVHFRILFDRFGQPVRFHRFIYIRDQSNSVTLQELKEDTTYMVCIESVIAEQVCQVASRDHCTGVVTLPEEKRAVDFQLLTVIMLGVNALLVFLVLSVWISRLLRKRLNRRKSAVHVRQMYSTRRPLRSLGTGVSSDFTGYQSNRPRNTMCAIDEADLIEFPCDRFLDNNIRREEAMQRFSD; the protein is encoded by the exons atgaaattgcaaG CCTGTGGACAATCTGGTGTATACTCGTCTCCTTCATCTGCTCTGCAAAATCTATTTGCCCGGACCGATGCGACTGCCAGCACTCTCAACGCCTACTATGCACAAACAGAGGGCTGCGGACAATGCCCAAAGCTACCATCGAGAATCCCGAAGAAATCCTCATCTACAGCCTCGGAG TCAGAGTCAATACACCGCCTGACCCCCCGTGTTAAAGACAAACAGAAATCTGCAGAGCAGCAAAACATACAGGCAGACCAAGGAGGTCCTGGGGAAGCAGACAAAGGGACTgcagaaaaaactaaaagaaaaaaggaggcGGTCAACCACAGAGCACGTCATCCAACAACCACAGGGTCAGCTCCGGTGAAGGATGCAGCAGCTGCTGGAATACCTGAAAGGGCAAGGTCAGTTGGAAACCCTGGTGATAAAAACTTGACCATAAAGACCATAGAAGGGGGTCCAATGATTTCCTTTGCCCAACCAACATCACACCCTGTCCAAGCTAAAGCTGAGAAGTTCAACTTACTTCAGCGAGATAACAGGAGACTTCCAGTGGTGACAGACCCATGCGAGTTCAACAGACACTTCATCCTTAATGTCACGGCAGAGAAAGTGGAGTCCACGACAGCCACCATTCGCTGGAAGGTTTTGGATCACCAAGGCCCAAAGCATTCACAAGTACATTTCAGAATTCTTTTTGATAGGTTTGGCCAGCCTGTGAGATTTCACCGGTTTATTTACATCCGAGACCAGTCAAACTCAGTCACTCTGCAGGAGCTGAAAGAGGACACCACCTACATGGTTTGCATTGAGAGTGTAATTGCAGAGCAGGTGTGCCAGGTCGCCTCCAGGGACCACTGTACAGGGGTGGTGACTCTTCCTGAGGAGAAAAGGGCCGTGGATTTCCAACTGTTAACTGTAATCATGCTGGGCGTCAATGCTCTGCTTGTGTTTTTGGTGTTGTCAGTGTGGATATCAAGGTTACTGAGGAAAAGGCTCAACAGAAGGAAGTCTGCGGTACATGTCAGACAAATGTACTCAACAAGGCGGCCCCTGCGCTCCCTGGGCACTGGGGTGTCTTCTGATTTCACTGGGTACCAATCAAATCGCCCTCGAAATACAATGTGTGCCATTGATGAGGCAGACCTCATTGAGTTTCCCTGTGACCGATTTCTTGACAACAATATCAGAAGAGAAGAGGCAATGCAAAGATTCTCTGATTAG